A single window of Granulicella mallensis MP5ACTX8 DNA harbors:
- a CDS encoding glycosyltransferase family 2 protein, with protein MIESQPLISVIVPCFNEEDGIAMCHERLSAVLSGITEAYEIIYVDDGSRDRTAELLRSFHQADPRVVVLRFSRNFGHQPAVSAGLDAVRGQAVVIIDADLQDPPELIPSMLELWRKDYQVVYGVRVNREGETGFKLWSAKMFYRIINSLSDVEIPLDTGDFRLMDQAIVSAFRQMPERHRLLRGMSSWIGFNQIGLHYERSARFAGTTKYPLRKMLGLALDGIVSFSTIPLRLVTIMGFAAALLAFIGIVYSLVVRLVTHSWVQGWAISFIGMLFMSGTQMLCLGVLGEYVGRIYTESKQRPLYLLREVLRSSQPRP; from the coding sequence ATGATCGAGTCTCAACCCCTGATTAGTGTGATTGTGCCGTGCTTCAACGAAGAAGATGGCATTGCCATGTGTCACGAACGGCTCTCCGCCGTTTTGAGCGGTATTACCGAAGCCTACGAAATCATCTACGTAGATGACGGCTCCCGAGATCGCACCGCAGAGCTGCTGCGCAGCTTTCACCAAGCTGATCCGCGCGTCGTCGTACTTCGATTCAGCCGCAACTTCGGCCATCAACCGGCGGTTTCGGCCGGGCTGGATGCCGTACGCGGCCAGGCCGTGGTGATCATAGACGCCGATCTCCAGGATCCTCCGGAGCTAATCCCCTCCATGCTCGAGCTCTGGCGCAAGGACTATCAGGTGGTTTACGGCGTGCGCGTAAACCGCGAGGGCGAAACCGGCTTCAAGTTGTGGTCCGCCAAGATGTTTTACCGCATCATTAACTCGCTCTCCGATGTCGAAATTCCGCTCGATACCGGAGACTTTCGCCTTATGGACCAAGCCATTGTAAGCGCGTTCCGGCAGATGCCAGAGCGGCACCGTCTGTTGAGAGGCATGTCCAGTTGGATCGGCTTCAACCAGATTGGGCTGCACTACGAGCGCTCAGCGCGCTTTGCCGGCACGACCAAATATCCGCTGCGTAAAATGCTAGGCCTCGCGCTCGACGGCATCGTGTCGTTCTCCACCATTCCGCTTCGCTTGGTGACCATTATGGGCTTCGCAGCAGCACTGCTGGCGTTTATCGGGATTGTGTACTCGCTGGTGGTGCGACTGGTTACCCACTCGTGGGTACAGGGCTGGGCGATATCGTTCATCGGCATGCTCTTCATGTCGGGCACGCAGATGCTCTGCCTGGGTGTGCTGGGAGAGTATGTGGGGCGCATCTATACCGAGTCCAAACAGCGGCCGCTGTACCTGCTGCGCGAGGTACTGCGCTCGTCGCAGCCCCGTCCGTAA
- a CDS encoding polysaccharide biosynthesis protein gives MVKNKRIFRALYDQVAAKAGAMLQYFSAQGVTIAATLLYGLLCVRLLPSSEYAKFVVLFGVQGTLLVLMDVNFSGTLIPLVGDRIDNRKLIADYVASLRQLSYWAFGIVGTGTIFFYPILVKHRNWNWPVVASMIVILLISTWFVRIGSAYGAVLILLSKRALWYRAQMISSVGTLILLGLFWWLRLLGPFTAILLNVLGLVYVGIDYYLHARKLLGVVGTPTPQLKRAIVGLALPNVPQAIFYALQGQISLFLITFFGHTQGVSSVGALARLGQIFVIFKQGNALFIEPYFAKLPKSRLRSSYTITLLLTAAICLAVMQMTYFFPQVLLWVLGPQYSNLRFEVQLAVAASSISFFSSVMWCIHTARKFVYWWNVGLSIGLTLAVQILFIFKADMSTVRGVLWLTVATNVTSLFINVLSGAYGFIKGPRETEEKPVMVPESVVESEAYMDLYPLEDGSMPLEPVPRKSES, from the coding sequence ATGGTTAAGAACAAAAGAATTTTTCGCGCGCTGTACGATCAGGTTGCTGCTAAGGCTGGGGCGATGCTCCAGTACTTCAGTGCCCAGGGCGTTACCATTGCGGCGACCCTCCTCTACGGCCTCCTCTGCGTACGTTTACTGCCGTCGTCCGAGTATGCGAAGTTCGTTGTTCTCTTCGGTGTCCAGGGTACTCTCCTTGTCCTTATGGATGTGAATTTCTCCGGGACGCTGATTCCGCTCGTCGGCGATCGTATCGATAATCGCAAGCTCATCGCCGATTACGTTGCGTCGTTGCGGCAACTTTCGTATTGGGCCTTTGGAATAGTGGGCACAGGGACCATCTTTTTCTATCCCATCCTGGTAAAGCACAGAAATTGGAATTGGCCGGTCGTCGCATCGATGATCGTGATCCTGCTGATCTCCACATGGTTTGTGCGCATCGGTTCAGCGTATGGCGCGGTTCTGATTCTGCTGAGTAAACGAGCACTTTGGTATCGAGCCCAAATGATTTCGAGCGTGGGGACCCTGATACTGCTCGGATTATTTTGGTGGCTGCGCTTACTGGGACCCTTTACGGCCATTTTGCTCAACGTTCTGGGACTAGTCTATGTCGGCATTGACTATTATTTGCACGCACGCAAGCTTCTTGGAGTCGTCGGTACGCCAACGCCTCAATTGAAACGTGCCATCGTTGGGCTTGCGCTACCTAATGTCCCGCAAGCCATCTTCTATGCTCTTCAGGGACAGATATCCCTTTTCCTGATCACCTTTTTCGGGCATACACAGGGCGTATCGAGTGTGGGAGCATTGGCGAGACTGGGACAGATCTTTGTCATCTTTAAGCAGGGAAATGCTCTGTTTATAGAGCCCTATTTCGCGAAGCTGCCTAAATCGCGCTTGCGATCCAGCTATACGATCACTCTACTGCTTACTGCGGCAATTTGTTTAGCCGTTATGCAGATGACCTATTTCTTTCCCCAGGTTCTGCTGTGGGTATTGGGGCCGCAATACAGTAATCTGCGGTTTGAAGTTCAGCTTGCGGTAGCCGCAAGCTCGATAAGCTTCTTCAGTTCGGTGATGTGGTGTATCCATACTGCGCGAAAATTCGTCTACTGGTGGAATGTTGGTCTCAGCATCGGACTTACACTTGCTGTACAGATCCTCTTTATTTTCAAAGCTGATATGAGCACAGTGCGAGGTGTGCTGTGGCTCACTGTGGCTACCAATGTGACCTCGCTTTTTATCAATGTTCTTTCCGGCGCCTATGGATTTATCAAGGGACCAAGGGAGACCGAGGAAAAGCCTGTGATGGTTCCCGAAAGCGTGGTCGAATCCGAAGCTTATATGGACTTATATCCTCTGGAAGATGGCAGCATGCCTCTTGAGCCCGTGCCCAGAAAGAGCGAGTCATAA
- a CDS encoding NHL repeat-containing protein — protein MKRLIQTIFLTVILGSALRAQNTPIQLPADWAKPHYFSTANSAFQNGAFIVPIRSNQMGFIFTIPATVGTPPVPVRSTSAEVKNAAGVVIRKLWQNRAYSPGEHGEVWDGLDDYGVPAVGGPFTLLLQYNSVQYRWDGVLADTSPDPTAPDSWSGVGGLFPYDLVSIGGEGFTAEGYNEGGYNSITFPLATPSLRVIPLIPQSIGGAMFLRASTDGNLIYYSSMIYLPGSTVKSWVTAVDKKGNIHNFSAGTVLPRAYFMNAVDPKNVRYVTVQGADAINNTEGIITGVAVQRHGSLLATAHGKRNLVASADVIKLFDKDTGTPVGGVAGSISITNPQRMAFDLAGNLWVLSGDGRSGDTLSKIADVGSTNIITTPIRGLSNPVALAVSPLTGDLFIADGGKNQQVFEYNAKTNELVRKLGKPGGYGIGDSCDSTMSPDKFYFDYGGMDVTRQVDEAAGQLDTFINVDDKNNLEIGDNSTGQIKFFHLSSGVWTYTNRVMYQSWQRTIAAAMNDPTRLFAGQGAMMEITRDWSKELVPGDPDPALGGNGAWTASHYWLPCVISSVGFPTASLIPHIRDVWKSPANGRTYALVGDIMNKFVWTILNSNGSVTAAKSLATNIYGWTTMSSNGDQMYVQRGGPKTQYTFAHYPLTGYDSENMPVYGPLVNGQTIAVDHVHGEPWNSALASDPTSGGITVVFDQNVNHDVSGKTPAYHLGGVLPGGTSFAWTAMPQKDIAWADGDGNFPAADLAYMAAEGGDIHSVGKEVFAMYAGNYSAWGCQFFHYHENGLFIGQFGYMTKFSATPNGQDAWGINGVPNVATGEKKVPGFCGDVGAFKAFKVGSHIKIIHGDESYFPGLHEWDISGLETLTELTATGALGRTVTLQ, from the coding sequence ATGAAGAGGCTCATCCAAACGATTTTTTTGACGGTAATACTGGGCTCCGCCTTGCGTGCCCAAAATACGCCTATTCAACTTCCTGCAGATTGGGCGAAGCCTCACTACTTCAGTACGGCTAATTCTGCCTTCCAGAACGGAGCGTTCATCGTTCCTATTCGTTCGAATCAGATGGGCTTTATCTTTACCATCCCCGCTACAGTCGGAACTCCTCCGGTGCCTGTACGCTCCACCAGCGCAGAGGTGAAAAATGCGGCCGGCGTGGTTATTCGAAAACTATGGCAAAACCGTGCTTATTCCCCGGGCGAGCATGGAGAAGTCTGGGATGGTCTCGACGATTATGGCGTCCCCGCAGTAGGCGGGCCCTTTACTCTTTTGCTCCAATACAACAGTGTTCAATACCGATGGGATGGGGTATTAGCAGACACGAGTCCGGACCCTACCGCTCCCGATTCGTGGTCGGGCGTGGGAGGGCTATTCCCCTATGATCTTGTTTCTATCGGCGGTGAGGGCTTTACTGCCGAGGGATATAACGAAGGCGGCTATAACTCTATTACCTTCCCGTTGGCCACACCTTCTCTTCGGGTGATCCCACTGATTCCGCAGAGTATTGGAGGCGCAATGTTTCTTAGAGCTTCCACTGACGGGAATCTTATCTACTATTCCAGCATGATTTATCTGCCTGGATCTACCGTCAAAAGCTGGGTCACCGCGGTGGACAAAAAAGGTAACATTCACAATTTTTCCGCTGGAACGGTTTTGCCACGCGCATATTTCATGAACGCTGTTGATCCTAAAAATGTACGTTACGTTACGGTACAAGGTGCCGATGCCATCAACAACACCGAGGGGATTATTACCGGTGTTGCAGTGCAACGTCATGGAAGCCTACTCGCCACCGCGCATGGCAAACGCAATCTTGTAGCGAGTGCCGATGTCATCAAGCTGTTCGATAAAGACACGGGAACTCCTGTCGGTGGGGTGGCAGGATCCATTTCAATCACGAACCCACAACGAATGGCGTTTGATCTTGCAGGGAATCTCTGGGTGCTCTCCGGCGATGGTCGAAGTGGTGACACTCTCTCCAAGATCGCAGATGTCGGATCAACCAATATCATTACGACACCTATTCGAGGACTCAGCAATCCCGTCGCCCTGGCCGTTAGCCCTTTGACTGGAGACCTGTTCATTGCAGATGGCGGAAAGAACCAGCAGGTATTCGAGTACAACGCCAAGACGAATGAGCTTGTGAGAAAGCTTGGAAAGCCTGGTGGTTACGGCATTGGAGATTCCTGTGACTCAACCATGTCTCCTGACAAGTTCTATTTCGATTATGGCGGAATGGATGTGACTCGGCAGGTGGATGAAGCTGCAGGACAACTTGATACGTTTATCAATGTGGATGATAAAAATAACCTGGAAATAGGCGATAATTCGACCGGTCAAATCAAGTTCTTCCATTTGTCCTCAGGAGTGTGGACCTATACGAATCGCGTTATGTACCAATCATGGCAACGCACGATTGCGGCGGCAATGAATGATCCAACCAGGCTATTTGCGGGGCAGGGGGCCATGATGGAGATAACACGTGATTGGTCGAAAGAACTTGTTCCGGGAGACCCCGATCCTGCTTTAGGAGGAAACGGAGCGTGGACTGCATCCCATTACTGGTTGCCGTGTGTCATATCGTCGGTAGGGTTTCCAACTGCTTCGTTGATTCCACATATCCGCGATGTCTGGAAGAGTCCGGCCAATGGGAGAACCTACGCTCTTGTCGGGGACATCATGAACAAGTTCGTCTGGACGATTCTCAACTCGAATGGGAGTGTGACTGCGGCAAAATCTTTGGCGACAAATATTTATGGTTGGACAACCATGTCGTCTAACGGAGATCAGATGTATGTTCAGCGTGGTGGACCCAAGACACAATATACCTTCGCTCACTATCCTCTTACCGGGTACGATTCAGAGAACATGCCTGTATACGGACCTTTAGTCAATGGGCAAACCATCGCGGTGGATCATGTGCACGGAGAGCCATGGAACTCCGCTCTTGCATCCGATCCGACGAGTGGCGGGATCACGGTGGTCTTCGACCAGAATGTGAACCACGATGTATCAGGAAAGACCCCAGCCTATCATTTGGGTGGAGTTCTACCAGGAGGGACATCATTTGCATGGACCGCGATGCCTCAAAAAGATATAGCGTGGGCTGATGGGGATGGCAACTTTCCTGCGGCTGATCTTGCCTATATGGCCGCAGAGGGCGGAGACATTCACTCCGTAGGGAAGGAGGTTTTTGCGATGTATGCCGGCAACTACTCTGCCTGGGGGTGTCAATTTTTTCACTATCACGAAAATGGTTTATTCATCGGCCAGTTTGGCTATATGACTAAGTTTTCCGCTACCCCAAATGGTCAGGATGCATGGGGAATCAATGGAGTTCCAAACGTTGCTACGGGGGAGAAGAAAGTCCCTGGGTTTTGCGGAGATGTGGGCGCTTTCAAGGCTTTTAAGGTTGGATCCCACATCAAGATTATCCATGGAGATGAGAGCTACTTTCCTGGCTTGCACGAGTGGGATATCTCTGGACTTGAAACCCTCACCGAACTTACAGCAACTGGAGCCCTTGGCCGTACTGTGACTTTGCAATAG